In one Amyelois transitella isolate CPQ chromosome 22, ilAmyTran1.1, whole genome shotgun sequence genomic region, the following are encoded:
- the LOC106141602 gene encoding 2-(3-amino-3-carboxypropyl)histidine synthase subunit 1 — protein MEDFTNNPGVVVVRAKPEGQRKTFKPNIRAVNKIPDELLNDPMLNRACESLPQNYNFEVHKTIWRIRSLGAKRVALQLPEGLTMFATTLCDIIETFTEADTVIMGDVTYGACCIDDFTALALGVDLLVHYGHSCLIPIDQTGDIKVLYIFVDIKIDPSHFVETIKLNFPKRTHLALVSTIQFVTTLHSVAKNLRTEEYIVTVPQCKPLSPGEILGCTAPKLSADAIVYLGDGRFHLESIMIANPKVLAYKYDPYDKKFTSEIYEHELMQENRQNQIKTAEGSGSFGLILGTLGRQGSTKVLSNLEKQIRNSDRKYVKILLSEIFPSKLALFRLDAFVQVACPRLSIDWGMAFPKPLLTPYEFSVTLGNSKWLKEDGTYPMDFYSNDSLGPWTPNYKPVLCSGTDKKCDNCCGGKGK, from the exons ATGGAAGACTTCACGAACAATCCAGGAGTGGTAGTAGTTCGAGCTAAACCCGAAGGGCAGAGGAAAACTTTTAAGCCGAACATTCGCGCTGTTAATAAAATTCCTGatgaattattaaatgatcCTATGCTAAATAGAGCTTGTGAATCATTAcctcaaaattataattttgaggTTCACAAAACGATATGGAGGATAAGATCGTTAGGAGCGAAGAGAGTGGCGTTGCAACTGCCAGAAG gCCTAACGATGTTCGCAACAACTTTGTGTGATATTATTGAAACCTTCACTGAAGCAGACACGGTTATTATGGGTGATGTTACATATGGAGCCTGCTGTATCGATGATTTTACAGCACTCGCCCTCGGTGTCGACCTTCTCGTACACTACGGACATTCTTGTCTTATTCCCATTGACCAAACTGGTGATATCAAGGTTCTGTACATATttgtagatataaaaatagatcCATCACATTTTGTAGaaactattaaattaaacttccCCAAGAGAACCCACTTGGCTTTAGTTAGTACTATACAATTTGTTACAACATTACATTCTGTAGCTAAAAATCTGAGGACCGAAGAATACATAGTCACGGTGCCACAGTGTAAACCACTATCTCCTGGGGAGATTCTTGGCTGTACCGCACCAAAGTTAAGTGCAGATGCCATTGTGTACCTTGGTGATGGACGGTTCCATTTAGAATCTATAATGATTGCAAATCCAAAAGTTCTTGCTTACAAATATGATCCctatgataaaaaatttacatcagAAATATATGAACATGAATTGATGCAAGAAAATAGGCAGAATCAGATTAAAACAGCAGAAGGCTCTGGAAGCTTTGGTTTGATTTTGGGAACTCTAGGCAGGCAAGGGAGTACTAAAGTATTGAGTAATTTAGAAAAACAGATACGGAATTCAGACAGAAAATATGTAAAGATTCTTTTGTCTGAAATATTTCCAAGTAAACTAGCGTTATTTAGACTAGATGCATTTGTGCAAGTTGCATGTCCTAGGCTGTCAATCGACTGGGGCATGGCTTTCCCAAAGCCTTTACTTACTCCATATGAATTTTCTGTAACTTTAGGAAATAGTAAATGGTTAAAAGAAGATGGGACGTATCCTAtggatttttattcaaatgacAGTCTTGGGCCATGGACTCCTAATTACAAGCCAGTGTTATGTTCTGGTACAGATAAAAAGTGTGATAACTGTTGCGGAGGAAAAGGAAAATAG
- the LOC106135233 gene encoding protein ABHD11, translating into MLFNKLGFKNVFRCCNFHSRYLQNVLQRGLATNMNHSEAVDLAYASYESTSDAENSQPPLVILHGLLGSKNNWNSMSKAIHRTTGRKVISVDARNHGDSRHSSQHTYIHMAHDVMKLLKKLELSKVSVLGHSMGGRTAMVLSLLCSDLISSLIVVDISPVRTSPQISSMANLFDAMTAVSVRAGIAMSKARKLADDQLKNITPDINLRNFLITNLVQTNSGAYTWRVNLPALKDNFQNHICCFPSNLKGLQYCGPTLFIGGSLSDYIGKNDLPEIQEYFPLAELVFVEGAGHWVHSQKPEKFLDIVCKFLTEK; encoded by the exons atgttattcaataaattaggcttcaaaaatgtatttcgGTGCTGCAATTTTCACTCTAGATATCTACAAAATGTGCTTCAAAGGGGTTTGGCTACCAACATGAACCATTCTGAAGCTGTAGACCTGGCGTATGCTTCATACGAGAGCACCTCTGATGCGGAAAATTCTCAGCCACCTCTCGTCATATTACATGGTTTGTTGGGTTCCAAGAACAACTGGAACAGTATGAGTAAAGCCATTCATAGGACGACCGGCAGAAAAGTAATAAGCGTAGACGCGCGCAACCATGGTGATAGCAGGCATTCTtcgcaacatacatacatacatatggctcACGACGTTATGAAATTGCTAAAGAAGTTGGAATTGTCTAAGGTGTCCGTCCTCGGTCACAGTATGGGCGGCCGCACCGCCATGGTTCTGTCTCTGCTATGT TCTGATCTCATTTCAAGCCTAATTGTGGTTGACATATCTCCAGTGAGAACCAGTCCTCAGATTTCATCAATGGCCAACCTTTTTGATGCTATGACTGCAGTGTCAGTCAGGGCTGGTATAGCAATGTCGAAGGCTCGGAAGTTGGCTGATGATCAGTTAAAAAACATAACTCCGGATATAAACTTGCGGAATTTTTTGATAACAAATCTAGTCCAAACCAACTCTGGTGCTTACACCTGGAGAGTGAACCTGCCTGCTTTGAAAGATAACTTCCAGAACCACATCTGCTGTTTCCCGTCCAACCTGAAGGGCCTACAGTACTGTGGACCAACATTATTTATTGGAGGGTCCTTGTCAGATTATATTgg aaaGAATGACTTACCTGAAATCCAAGAGTACTTTCCTCTAGCTGAACTGGTGTTTGTGGAAGGCGCCGGCCACTGGGTGCACAGCCAGAAACCGGAAAAATTCCTGGATATTGTCTGCAAATTCCTAACAGAGAAATAA
- the LOC106135226 gene encoding protein ABHD11-like, whose amino-acid sequence MGTLCFCCAQIQFLLKLTRPIPKHVVKRSAVDLAYKIHGRRPTDGIPVIVLHGLLGSKRNWDTMSKNISHGLNRSVVAVDIRNHGDSPHVNSHTYAELAEDVVKLLGKLSVSKADLIGHSMGGRTAMVLALSEPSKISHLVVVDISPVSTAGILNDFFPKLIDVMKSCNIESQPDEAAAKNVAKEKIYASGIVPPNAPIHFILMNIGTRANKVAWKCNLDVLKHHFTDIASFPSEMAGKTFDGPTLFVGGRNSNYIPPDDITGIKGFFPKADLVYVQGVGHNPHAEDPNAFFNIVTNFLSK is encoded by the exons ATGGGTACATTGTGTTTTTGCTGCGCCCAAATTCAgttcttattaaaattgacaCGTCCTATCCCAAAACATGTAGTAAAACGATCGGCTGTTGATTTGGCGTACAAAATCCACGGGAGACGGCCCACCGACGGTATTCCTGTGATCGTCCTCCATGGACTACTTGGGTCTAAAAGAAACTGGGACACCATGTCGAAGAATATTTCTCATGGGCTGAATAGATCCGTAGTTGCTGTGGACATTCGAAACCACGGTGATAGTCCTCATGTGAACTCGCACACTTACGCTGAATTAGCtgaagatgtggtgaaactaCTGGGAAAGTTGTCTGTCAGTAAAGCCGATTTAATTGGCCACAGCATGGGCGGGAGAACGGCCATGGTGTTGGCGCTGTCTGAG ccctcaaaaatatcacatttagTAGTGGTTGACATATCTCCGGTATCCACAGCTGGTATTTTGAACGATTTTTTCCCAAAACTGATTGATGTTATGAAATCCTGCAACATCGAGAGCCAACCCGACGAGGCGGCCGCCAAAAATGTGGCGAAAGAGAAAATTTATGCTTCAGGAATAGTGCCTCCTAACGCTCCTATACATTTTATCCTGATGAACATAGGGACCCGTGCGAATAAAGTAGCTTGGAAATGCAATTTGGACGTGTTAAAGCATCATTTTACAGATATCGCGTCGTTTCCTAGCGAAATGGCGGGAAAGACATTTGATGGTCCTACGTTGTTCGTTGGAGGACgtaattcaaattatattcc GCCTGACGACATAACTGGAATCAAAGGCTTCTTCCCGAAAGCCGATTTAGTATATGTACAAGGAGTAGGCCACAATCCTCATGCCGAAGATCCTAATGCGTTCTTCAACATCGTCACAAATTTTTTGTCAAAGTGA
- the LOC132903204 gene encoding protein ABHD11-like, giving the protein MQSKIISALILTNTLRSSSFILSRSAANLSFKVLGTTSADPEKTPIMLLHGFLGNKKIWHSMGKVMKNTMKRLVVTVDLRNHGVSPHTKSHTYEKMVGDIQQLYKKLSIDEAFLVGYCMGGMTAMCLSLLAPKLVSGLVIVEVSPASPSPFFVNNYPEVLKAMKAVDFKHPKTVRKARKRAKEQLKKIITDDNMMTGVLSNINLRDDNTIGWTCNLEVLQKHFDHISTFPKKFKGMKYRGPTLFIGGQTSDAIPPDDLTKIRMMFPQAIVHYVPQSGHFVHVDDPKTFMELVMNFVRETQTA; this is encoded by the exons ATGCAAAGTAAAATCATCTCAGCATTAATTCTGACTAATACTTTAAGGTCTTCCTCTTTTATCTTATCAAGGTCTGCCGCTAACTTATCAtttaaagtgctgggaacaaCTTCTGCAGATCCAGAAAAGACGCCTATTATGCTGTTACACGGTTTTTTAGGGAATAAAAAGATATGGCATTCTATGGGGAAGGTAATGAAGAATACGATGAAACGTTTAGTCGTGACTGTGGATCTTAGAAACCACGGAGTTAGCCCGCACACCAAGTCACATACCTACGAGAAGATGGTGGGGGATATCCAACAATTGTACAAGAAGCTCTCGATTGACGAGGCCTTCTTGGTTGGTTACTGCATGGGTGGTATGACTGCGATGTGCCTATCTCTCTTAGCG CCAAAACTAGTGTCTGGTCTGGTCATAGTAGAAGTGTCCCCAGCGTCTCCATCACCTTTCTTCGTAAACAACTATCCCGAAGTATTGAAGGCTATGAAAGCAGTAGACTTCAAACATCCAAAAACCGTACGGAAAGCGAGAAAACGAGCAAAAGAACAGCTGAAGAAAATCATCACTGACGACAATATGATGACTGGTGTGCTTTCAAATATTAATCTAAGAGACGACAATACTATTGGATGGACCTGTAACCTTGAAGTTCTGCAAAAGCATTTTGACCACATAAGCACGTTTccgaaaaaatttaaagggaTGAAGTACCGCGGACCGACGTTGTTTATCGGCGGCCAGACTTCTGATGCAATTCC CCCAGATGACCTCACGAAGATCCGGATGATGTTTCCCCAAGCCATTGTCCACTATGTGCCACAAAGCGGGCATTTCGTCCACGTGGATGACCCGAAGACCTTTATGGAGCTAGTCATGAACTTTGTAAGAGAAACTCAGACGGcatga
- the LOC106140889 gene encoding elongation of very long chain fatty acids protein AAEL008004 yields the protein MGTLVNNITQYYYYVNEELADPRTNQFPLVSSPLPVMLIMYVYHRFVRSWGPAFMANRPPYKLKKLIICYNVLQIFLSGYLSLQCLTRLYLSGYYSLWCQKIIYDDTPLERMVVHRVWLYYMIKLVDLLDTVFFVLRKKFSQVSFLHVYHHLGMCLLGFIGTKYVPGGHGIMLGFINSMVHAVMYTYYLISIVRPQWVRQWWKKYITQLQILQFLILILHFGHVLFEPSCEYPKWISFMFLPHNIFILFLFSDFYIKEYILKKNKKN from the exons ATGGGAACCTTAGTTAATAACATAACACAATATTACTATTATGTTAATGAAGAACTTGCAG ACCCTCGGACGAACCAGTTCCCGCTGGTGTCGAGTCCGCTCCCCGTGATGCTGATCATGTACGTCTACCACCGCTTCGTGCGCTCGTGGGGCCCCGCCTTCATGGCCAACAGGCCGCCGTACAAACTGAAGAAgctgattatatgttataatgTATTACAGATTTTCTTGTCAGGATATTTAAGTCTACag TGCCTGACCCGGCTATACTTGTCGGGCTACTACAGCCTGTGGTGTCAGAAGATCATCTACGACGACACGCCGCTGGAGAGGATGGTAGTCCACCGGGTTTGGCTCTACTACATGATCAAACTCGTCGATTTATTAGACacg GTGTTCTTTGTTCTGCGCAAGAAGTTCTCCCAGGTGTCGTTCCTGCATGTGTACCACCACCTGGGCATGTGTCTGCTCGGGTTCATAGGCACCAAATATGTTCCAG GCGGTCACGGCATAATGCTGGGCTTCATCAACTCTATGGTGCACGCCGTCATGTATACCTACTACCTGATCTCCATCGTGAGACCGCAGTGGGTACGTCAGTGGTGGAAGAAATATATCACGCAGTTGCAGATT ttgcAGTTTTTGATCCTAATCCTGCACTTCGGCCATGTGTTGTTCGAGCCCTCGTGCGAGTACCCAAAGTGGATATCTTTCATGTTCCTGCCGCATAATATCTTcattctattcttattttccgaTTTTTACATCAAAGAGTatattcttaagaaaaataaaaagaattaa
- the LOC106140887 gene encoding elongator complex protein 5: MTLFKLKAAPIILIEDDTNKNILPLLLNIVQQEKSELKMFCFEQPETLWKPVLKTHMNVIFYEDFCTEEYNKYINTKCTVVIDSLNQMCFSIGWNECLRCLKRLYIDPNVNKLVMVLHTDCLPFPKLQLNLNHFACAVVSYDSPDSNKIKVKLKKGGKLERSEEILTYDYKLGLLKCVPVVKESKKDDEPEKPLPANLTTFKIEVDQTEKLEKYKLKLPYMSKINEGESKVFYEPDAVDDWDEEDPDEDLDI, encoded by the coding sequence atgactttatttaaattgaaagcagcaccaataatattaattgaagatgacacaaacaaaaatatcttacCACTGTTGCTGAATATAGTACAACAAGAGAAAAGTGAATTGAAGATGTTCTGTTTCGAACAACCTGAAACATTGTGGAAGCCTGTACTCAAAACTCATatgaatgtaatattttatgaagacTTTTGCACGGAAGAGTATAACAAGTACATCAACACGAAATGTACAGTGGTTATAGATTCATTAAATCAAATGTGTTTTAGCATAGGATGGAATGAATGTCTAAGATGTTTGAAACGGCTTTACATTGATCCCAATGTAAATAAACTAGTTATGGTGCTCCATACGGACTGCCTGCCGTTTCCTAAGttacagttaaatttaaatcacttCGCTTGTGCGGTAGTTTCCTATGATTCTCCCgacagtaacaaaataaaagtgaagTTGAAAAAAGGAGGAAAATTGGAACGGAGTGAGGAAATTTTGACTTACGATTATAAATTGGGTCTTCTGAAATGTGTCCCCGTCGTAAAAGAGAGTAAAAAGGATGATGAACCAGAGAAGCCACTTCCAGCAAACCTTACTACATTTAAAATCGAAGTAGACCAGACTGAGAAATTggagaaatataaattaaagttacCGTACATGAGCAAGATTAATGAAGGTGAGAGCAAGGTGTTTTATGAACCAGATGCCGTTGATGACTGGGATGAAGAGGATCCAGATGAAGACCTTGATATATAG
- the LOC106141798 gene encoding eukaryotic translation initiation factor 4H isoform X3, giving the protein MAGRSGFDDGNPRDFGGGRRAVGGRPLPTEPPYKAYVGNLPGGIIQGDINRIFPDLAIKNVRLVMDKETDKFKGFCYVEFEYLDDLVKAIEMNGAINVEGNIIKIDVAEEKRSGGGGGFDRGRRDGRDGRDGGREGRGGGFRREAGGRDRERGGGGAGGAGGAGGERWEREAAREAGRGSRGASEEPRAEWGAPRRPGPGAPPARAPPAGQGPPRRNYDDMPPSRPDTTGRPKLVLQPRTVKEPVNSLASTSQTSSIFGGARPREERLKELTRAD; this is encoded by the exons ATGGCAGGACGTAGTGGGTTTGACGATGGTAATCCCAG GGATTTTGGTGGCGGCAGAAGGGCGGTCGGCGGGCGCCCGCTGCCGACCGAGCCCCCATACAAAGCGTACGTTGGAAATTTACCTGGCGGTATCATTCAAGGCGATATAAACAGAATTTTTCCG gatttggcaataaaaaatgtacgaTTGGTTATGGACAAAGAGACAGATAAATTCAAAGGGTTCTGCTACGTAGAATTTGAATATTTGGATGATCTTGTTAAAGCCATTGAAATGAATGGCGCTATTAATGTAGAGggtaatattatcaaaattgatGTGGCCGAAGAAAAAAGAAGTGGCGG CGGCGGAGGCTTCGACCGCGGCCGGCGGGACGGGCGAGACGGGCGCGACGGCGGGCGGGAGGGCCGCGGCGGCGGGTTCCGGCGCGAGGCCGGCGGCCGCG ACCGCGAGCGAGGAGGCGGCGGCGCGGGGGGCGCGGGCGGGGCGGGCGGCGAGCGGTGGGAGCGCGAGGCGGCGCGCGAGGCGGGGCGCGGCTCGCGCGGCGCGTCGGAGGAGCCCCGCGCCGAGTGGGGCGCGCCGCGCCGGCCCGGGCCCGGGgcgccgcccgcgcgcgcgccgcccgccggcCAGGGCCCTCCGCGGCGCAACTACGATGATATGCCCCCTTCGCGACCCG ACACAACGGGCAGACCAAAGCTGGTGCTACAGCCGCGCACGGTGAAGGAGCCCGTGAACTCGCTGGCGTCCACCTCGCAGACGTCGTCGATATTCGGCGGCGCCCGGCCCCGGGAAGAACGGCTCAAAGAGCTCACCCGCGCCGACTAA
- the LOC106141798 gene encoding eukaryotic translation initiation factor 4H isoform X1, producing the protein MAGRSGFDDGNPRDFGGGRRAVGGRPLPTEPPYKAYVGNLPGGIIQGDINRIFPDLAIKNVRLVMDKETDKFKGFCYVEFEYLDDLVKAIEMNGAINVEGNIIKIDVAEEKRSGGGGGFDRGRRDGRDGRDGGREGRGGGFRREAGGRGMYDHFDGNDRRGPRHQGGGFTHDRERGGGGAGGAGGAGGERWEREAAREAGRGSRGASEEPRAEWGAPRRPGPGAPPARAPPAGQGPPRRNYDDMPPSRPDTTGRPKLVLQPRTVKEPVNSLASTSQTSSIFGGARPREERLKELTRAD; encoded by the exons ATGGCAGGACGTAGTGGGTTTGACGATGGTAATCCCAG GGATTTTGGTGGCGGCAGAAGGGCGGTCGGCGGGCGCCCGCTGCCGACCGAGCCCCCATACAAAGCGTACGTTGGAAATTTACCTGGCGGTATCATTCAAGGCGATATAAACAGAATTTTTCCG gatttggcaataaaaaatgtacgaTTGGTTATGGACAAAGAGACAGATAAATTCAAAGGGTTCTGCTACGTAGAATTTGAATATTTGGATGATCTTGTTAAAGCCATTGAAATGAATGGCGCTATTAATGTAGAGggtaatattatcaaaattgatGTGGCCGAAGAAAAAAGAAGTGGCGG CGGCGGAGGCTTCGACCGCGGCCGGCGGGACGGGCGAGACGGGCGCGACGGCGGGCGGGAGGGCCGCGGCGGCGGGTTCCGGCGCGAGGCCGGCGGCCGCGGTATGTACGACCACTTCGACGGGAACGACCGCCGGGGACCGCGCCACCAGGGTGGAGGTTTCACACATG ACCGCGAGCGAGGAGGCGGCGGCGCGGGGGGCGCGGGCGGGGCGGGCGGCGAGCGGTGGGAGCGCGAGGCGGCGCGCGAGGCGGGGCGCGGCTCGCGCGGCGCGTCGGAGGAGCCCCGCGCCGAGTGGGGCGCGCCGCGCCGGCCCGGGCCCGGGgcgccgcccgcgcgcgcgccgcccgccggcCAGGGCCCTCCGCGGCGCAACTACGATGATATGCCCCCTTCGCGACCCG ACACAACGGGCAGACCAAAGCTGGTGCTACAGCCGCGCACGGTGAAGGAGCCCGTGAACTCGCTGGCGTCCACCTCGCAGACGTCGTCGATATTCGGCGGCGCCCGGCCCCGGGAAGAACGGCTCAAAGAGCTCACCCGCGCCGACTAA
- the LOC106141798 gene encoding eukaryotic translation initiation factor 4H isoform X2, whose amino-acid sequence MNYNRDFGGGRRAVGGRPLPTEPPYKAYVGNLPGGIIQGDINRIFPDLAIKNVRLVMDKETDKFKGFCYVEFEYLDDLVKAIEMNGAINVEGNIIKIDVAEEKRSGGGGGFDRGRRDGRDGRDGGREGRGGGFRREAGGRGMYDHFDGNDRRGPRHQGGGFTHDRERGGGGAGGAGGAGGERWEREAAREAGRGSRGASEEPRAEWGAPRRPGPGAPPARAPPAGQGPPRRNYDDMPPSRPDTTGRPKLVLQPRTVKEPVNSLASTSQTSSIFGGARPREERLKELTRAD is encoded by the exons ATGAATTATAATCG GGATTTTGGTGGCGGCAGAAGGGCGGTCGGCGGGCGCCCGCTGCCGACCGAGCCCCCATACAAAGCGTACGTTGGAAATTTACCTGGCGGTATCATTCAAGGCGATATAAACAGAATTTTTCCG gatttggcaataaaaaatgtacgaTTGGTTATGGACAAAGAGACAGATAAATTCAAAGGGTTCTGCTACGTAGAATTTGAATATTTGGATGATCTTGTTAAAGCCATTGAAATGAATGGCGCTATTAATGTAGAGggtaatattatcaaaattgatGTGGCCGAAGAAAAAAGAAGTGGCGG CGGCGGAGGCTTCGACCGCGGCCGGCGGGACGGGCGAGACGGGCGCGACGGCGGGCGGGAGGGCCGCGGCGGCGGGTTCCGGCGCGAGGCCGGCGGCCGCGGTATGTACGACCACTTCGACGGGAACGACCGCCGGGGACCGCGCCACCAGGGTGGAGGTTTCACACATG ACCGCGAGCGAGGAGGCGGCGGCGCGGGGGGCGCGGGCGGGGCGGGCGGCGAGCGGTGGGAGCGCGAGGCGGCGCGCGAGGCGGGGCGCGGCTCGCGCGGCGCGTCGGAGGAGCCCCGCGCCGAGTGGGGCGCGCCGCGCCGGCCCGGGCCCGGGgcgccgcccgcgcgcgcgccgcccgccggcCAGGGCCCTCCGCGGCGCAACTACGATGATATGCCCCCTTCGCGACCCG ACACAACGGGCAGACCAAAGCTGGTGCTACAGCCGCGCACGGTGAAGGAGCCCGTGAACTCGCTGGCGTCCACCTCGCAGACGTCGTCGATATTCGGCGGCGCCCGGCCCCGGGAAGAACGGCTCAAAGAGCTCACCCGCGCCGACTAA